From the Alloalcanivorax dieselolei B5 genome, one window contains:
- a CDS encoding DUF5655 domain-containing protein gives MSDIKLFTITNGNAAELPGKAASLEKDLQQHVEANMETLLGVRFLATEYDTGKTHKGRIDSLGLDESGCPVIVEYKRHSNENVINQGLFYLDWLLDHQAEFRWLVMERLGKEASETIEWGGTRLICIASDFNKYDEHAVQQINRNIELMRYRYFGDGLLLLELVNAQTASRALSGLPSSTDRTSSGKDKTQSERLAEAPADLKALFDTVCDYAEQLGDEVQRKELKLYTVFKRIRNFMSVVIMPGKADPKLLIYLKLPGDLAEEDFSRDVTQIGHWGTGNLELTVRSPEDWLKAKALVEQSYQES, from the coding sequence ATGAGTGATATCAAGCTCTTCACTATCACCAACGGGAACGCCGCCGAGTTGCCGGGCAAAGCCGCGTCTCTGGAAAAGGACCTCCAGCAGCATGTGGAAGCCAACATGGAGACCTTGCTGGGTGTGCGTTTTCTGGCCACGGAATACGATACTGGCAAGACTCATAAGGGACGCATCGACTCCCTGGGGCTGGATGAAAGCGGCTGTCCGGTGATTGTGGAGTACAAGCGCCACAGCAACGAGAATGTGATCAATCAGGGGCTGTTCTATCTGGACTGGCTGCTGGATCACCAGGCGGAGTTCCGATGGCTTGTAATGGAGAGGTTGGGGAAAGAGGCTTCCGAGACCATTGAGTGGGGTGGTACACGGTTGATTTGTATCGCGTCTGATTTCAATAAGTACGATGAGCATGCGGTTCAGCAGATTAACCGTAATATCGAGTTGATGCGGTATCGCTACTTTGGCGACGGCTTGCTACTGCTGGAACTGGTCAACGCTCAAACCGCCAGTCGGGCCCTCAGCGGCCTTCCTTCCAGTACGGATCGGACCAGCTCGGGAAAGGATAAAACACAATCAGAGCGGTTGGCGGAAGCTCCCGCTGATCTGAAGGCACTGTTTGACACCGTGTGTGATTATGCTGAACAGCTCGGGGATGAGGTTCAGCGAAAGGAGTTGAAACTGTATACGGTGTTCAAACGAATCCGGAACTTTATGTCCGTGGTGATCATGCCGGGCAAGGCGGATCCGAAATTGCTGATTTATCTGAAGCTGCCGGGTGATCTGGCTGAGGAGGATTTCAGCCGCGATGTCACCCAGATTGGCCATTGGGGGACAGGGAACCTTGAGTTGACGGTGCGTAGTCCCGAGGATTGGTTGAAAGCGAAAGCTCTGGTGGAGCAGAGCTATCAGGAGAGTTGA
- a CDS encoding class I SAM-dependent DNA methyltransferase translates to MSPASAPIISKVWSFCTTLRDDGVGYGDYLEQLTYLIFLKMADEYAKPPYNREVGIPKKYSWTTLKNKKGAELEVHYVELLMALGKKKGLLGQVFTKAQNKIQDPAKLARLIEMIDSVQWVVMGADIKGDIYEGLLERNAEDTKSGAGQYFTPRALIRTMVECVRPEPGKTIADPACGTGGFFLAAYDFLVRNHKLDKKQKAFLKHDTFAGNEIVANTRRLCLMNMFLHNIGEIDGEGAVSPNDALVAAPSSAVDYVLANPPFGKKSSMSFTNEEGEQETDDLTYNRQDFWATTSNKQLNFVQHIRSMLKTTGRAAVVVPDNVLFEGGAGETIRRKLLETTDLHTILRLPTGIFYAQGVKANVLFFDNREASPKPWTKEVWYYDYRTNIHHTLKKKPLRFEDLAEFIECYNPKNPRKRKATWDAESNPEGRWRSFTYEELIARDKTSLDVFWLKDKSLTDLDNLPEPDELAEEIIENLEAGLASFRAVLSELK, encoded by the coding sequence ATGAGCCCCGCGAGTGCCCCGATCATTTCCAAAGTCTGGAGTTTCTGCACCACCTTGCGCGACGACGGCGTCGGGTACGGCGACTATTTGGAGCAGCTCACCTATCTGATCTTCCTGAAGATGGCGGATGAGTACGCCAAGCCGCCCTATAACCGAGAGGTGGGTATTCCGAAGAAGTATTCATGGACAACCCTGAAGAACAAAAAGGGCGCTGAGCTGGAAGTGCATTATGTCGAGCTTCTGATGGCGTTGGGCAAGAAGAAAGGGTTGCTGGGGCAGGTATTCACCAAGGCGCAGAACAAGATACAGGACCCGGCCAAGCTGGCGCGGCTGATCGAGATGATTGACAGCGTGCAGTGGGTGGTGATGGGAGCCGATATCAAAGGTGATATCTACGAAGGCCTGTTGGAACGCAATGCGGAGGATACTAAGTCCGGCGCCGGGCAGTACTTCACGCCCCGCGCCTTGATCCGCACTATGGTGGAGTGTGTGCGTCCAGAGCCGGGCAAGACCATTGCCGATCCGGCCTGTGGTACCGGCGGCTTCTTTCTGGCGGCTTATGATTTCCTGGTGCGGAACCACAAGCTGGACAAGAAGCAGAAAGCCTTTCTCAAGCACGACACCTTTGCCGGTAACGAGATTGTCGCCAATACCCGTCGTCTATGCCTGATGAACATGTTCCTGCACAACATCGGCGAAATCGATGGCGAAGGCGCGGTGTCGCCGAACGACGCCCTGGTGGCCGCTCCATCCAGTGCGGTGGACTATGTGCTGGCCAACCCGCCTTTCGGCAAGAAGAGCTCCATGAGCTTTACTAATGAGGAGGGTGAGCAGGAAACCGACGACCTTACCTATAACCGTCAGGATTTCTGGGCCACCACTTCCAACAAGCAGCTTAACTTCGTGCAGCATATTCGCTCCATGCTGAAAACCACCGGCAGGGCCGCGGTGGTGGTACCGGACAATGTACTGTTCGAGGGCGGCGCTGGCGAAACCATTCGCCGTAAGTTGCTGGAAACCACGGACCTGCACACGATTCTGCGCTTGCCGACGGGCATCTTCTACGCCCAGGGGGTGAAAGCAAACGTATTGTTCTTCGATAACCGTGAAGCCAGCCCCAAGCCCTGGACCAAGGAGGTCTGGTACTACGATTACCGGACTAACATCCACCACACGTTGAAGAAGAAACCATTACGCTTCGAGGACCTGGCCGAGTTTATCGAGTGCTACAACCCAAAAAATCCCCGAAAACGGAAAGCCACCTGGGATGCCGAGAGCAACCCTGAAGGGCGCTGGCGATCATTTACCTATGAAGAGCTCATTGCGCGTGATAAGACCAGTCTGGACGTGTTCTGGCTGAAGGATAAAAGCCTTACCGACCTGGATAACCTGCCCGAACCGGATGAGCTGGCGGAGGAAATTATCGAAAATCTCGAGGCCGGTCTGGCGAGTTTTCGTGCGGTGTTGAGTGAGCTCAAGTGA
- a CDS encoding Fic family protein — MTPKLPINLDSLLRHRTIESERVEYKAGWNPEAVLHSICVFANDFHNLGGGYVVVGVEEQNGQPLLPPVGLQPEQIDRIQKELLNLGNAAMQPTYHPLTATYEVQGKLILVLWVPGGETRPYKARTRLGDKKADWAYYLRKHTSTVRAKGADERELLSLAATVPFDDRYRQGASLTDLSAHLMREFLQEIGSELAAEAAVLDAEALGRRMNVVGGPAEMAFPKNVGLLFFNEHPEQFFPATQIDVVYFPDGPGGDRFEEKEFRGPLGRITRDAVDYIARNYLKETVVKHPDRPQVERFWNYPLAAIEEAVVNAVYHRSYEIREPIEVRITPEELVVLSFPGPDRSIRMEDLRAGRAVSRRYRNRRIGEFLKELDLTEGRSTGIPKILRVMQANGSPVPVFETDEERSSFLIRLPVHEGFAGDGTQQVTEQVTEQVTEQVRRLLIALEAAPLGTKDLLGILKLSHRPTFIQNYLQPALEVGLVEMTQPDSPRSPTQKYRLTDKGRQWLAREQ, encoded by the coding sequence ATGACCCCCAAACTCCCCATCAACCTCGACTCCCTACTCCGCCACCGCACCATAGAAAGCGAACGGGTGGAATACAAGGCGGGCTGGAACCCGGAAGCGGTGTTGCACAGCATCTGCGTCTTCGCCAATGATTTTCACAATCTGGGCGGCGGCTATGTGGTGGTGGGGGTGGAAGAGCAGAATGGCCAACCTCTGTTGCCGCCAGTGGGTTTGCAGCCAGAACAGATCGACCGCATCCAGAAGGAGTTGCTGAACCTGGGCAATGCGGCCATGCAACCAACATATCATCCGTTGACCGCCACTTATGAAGTCCAGGGCAAGCTGATTCTGGTGCTGTGGGTGCCGGGCGGGGAAACCCGGCCTTACAAGGCCAGAACCCGCCTGGGCGACAAGAAAGCGGATTGGGCGTATTACCTGCGTAAGCACACCAGTACGGTGCGCGCCAAAGGGGCGGATGAGCGGGAGTTGTTGTCGCTGGCTGCGACGGTGCCGTTTGATGACCGTTACCGGCAAGGGGCCAGCCTTACGGATTTATCGGCTCACCTTATGCGTGAGTTCCTGCAGGAGATCGGCAGTGAGCTGGCGGCTGAGGCCGCAGTTCTGGATGCCGAGGCGCTGGGGCGGCGGATGAATGTGGTCGGCGGTCCGGCGGAGATGGCGTTCCCCAAGAATGTTGGACTGCTGTTTTTTAACGAGCATCCGGAGCAGTTCTTCCCGGCCACCCAGATTGACGTGGTGTATTTCCCCGATGGGCCGGGCGGGGACCGTTTCGAGGAAAAGGAGTTTCGTGGCCCGTTGGGGCGCATTACCCGTGATGCGGTGGATTACATCGCCCGCAATTACCTGAAAGAAACCGTTGTCAAACACCCGGACCGGCCCCAGGTCGAGCGTTTCTGGAACTATCCTCTGGCGGCCATTGAAGAGGCGGTGGTGAATGCGGTATACCACCGCTCCTATGAAATCCGCGAACCGATAGAGGTGCGTATCACCCCTGAGGAATTGGTGGTGTTAAGCTTTCCCGGCCCGGATAGATCGATTCGCATGGAGGACTTGCGGGCAGGCCGCGCCGTCAGTCGCCGCTACCGTAACCGCCGTATTGGCGAGTTTCTGAAGGAGCTGGACCTCACCGAGGGCCGCTCCACCGGTATTCCCAAGATTCTGCGGGTGATGCAGGCGAACGGGTCGCCTGTGCCTGTCTTTGAAACGGACGAGGAGCGCAGTTCGTTTCTGATTCGCTTGCCGGTGCATGAAGGGTTTGCCGGAGACGGCACACAGCAAGTAACCGAACAAGTAACCGAACAAGTAACCGAACAAGTAAGGCGCCTGCTGATCGCTCTGGAGGCCGCCCCCCTGGGTACCAAAGACCTGTTGGGCATCCTGAAGCTGAGCCACCGACCAACCTTTATACAAAATTATCTGCAACCTGCGCTGGAGGTGGGACTGGTGGAAATGACCCAGCCCGATTCCCCACGCAGCCCCACTCAGAAATACCGATTAACCGACAAGGGCAGGCAGTGGCTTGCCCGCGAGCAGTAA
- a CDS encoding ATP-binding protein codes for MVIFLAGTHGVGKTFLGKPAAESTGCRYATASSLIRDELGGMQNWEDNKRTKNVNGNQEALVAAVFRIVENDDVTLVLDGHFVLRNESGGVVSLPSDIYRRLGLSSVILIESPAPVVASRLKERGTPQSIEDISELAEAELRRAECVCKEIGIPLTKLVSPSKEQLLSALQEAGGPRNW; via the coding sequence ATGGTTATCTTCCTCGCCGGGACACACGGAGTAGGCAAGACCTTTCTGGGAAAGCCCGCCGCGGAGTCTACGGGATGCAGATATGCGACGGCGAGTTCCCTTATTCGTGACGAGCTTGGAGGCATGCAAAACTGGGAAGATAACAAGCGCACAAAGAATGTAAATGGTAATCAAGAAGCTCTGGTGGCCGCTGTTTTTAGAATCGTTGAAAATGATGATGTCACATTAGTTTTGGATGGCCATTTCGTTTTGAGGAACGAGTCAGGGGGGGTGGTTTCTCTGCCTTCAGATATTTATAGGCGCCTTGGTTTGTCCTCTGTCATTTTGATTGAATCTCCTGCGCCTGTTGTGGCGTCCAGATTGAAGGAAAGAGGTACACCACAATCGATAGAGGATATTTCTGAGCTAGCAGAAGCAGAGTTGCGCAGGGCAGAATGTGTTTGCAAGGAAATAGGCATCCCGTTGACAAAGCTAGTCTCTCCTTCAAAGGAACAGTTATTATCGGCGCTGCAAGAAGCCGGTGGACCACGGAATTGGTAA
- a CDS encoding ASCH domain-containing protein: protein MNQNIEVFSMQHESRAVLISVHPKYVSKILSGKKRVEFRRVWAAQRVTHLVIYSTSPEMKVKATVGVEDVFTGSKAALWEVAKEYGGGLTRNELRTYFDGVSKGHAIILSKINRLKASLSLAEAIPGMRAPQSYVYLTNEQFESIQSMTL, encoded by the coding sequence ATGAATCAAAATATCGAAGTTTTCTCGATGCAGCACGAGTCTAGAGCCGTGCTGATTTCTGTTCACCCCAAGTATGTTTCGAAAATACTGAGCGGAAAAAAAAGAGTGGAGTTTCGCAGGGTGTGGGCTGCCCAGAGAGTAACGCACCTAGTTATTTATTCCACATCGCCGGAAATGAAAGTTAAAGCCACCGTCGGGGTAGAAGACGTGTTCACGGGTAGCAAGGCGGCCTTATGGGAAGTCGCCAAGGAGTATGGGGGAGGATTGACCAGGAATGAGCTGCGAACTTATTTCGATGGTGTATCAAAGGGGCACGCTATTATCCTGAGCAAAATAAATCGGCTCAAGGCGTCTCTCTCATTGGCTGAAGCGATTCCAGGCATGCGTGCGCCGCAATCTTATGTTTATCTGACAAATGAACAGTTTGAATCCATCCAATCGATGACTCTATGA
- a CDS encoding GNAT family N-acetyltransferase, whose amino-acid sequence MRLLLDTNIIIPLQDSYVVLKGSLQNFIRLSGKGGHQLIYHPASRADIERDRDVNRRNRTLSRLEQYERLEGVPDCPWNTDETEPNDACDNEILYALQCNAAHALITEDKGIHAKAREHGLSDRVYNIQTAEDWLRRLHEPMEVHLPNIEDVQLHTLSPELNGEFFNSLRDDYPGFNDWFGNKAQEGRHAWICRDDQGSLGALCIYAEQVDQKITDSGDVLSGRALKICTFKVGESVRGRKIGELFLKAAFRYATENQCQHIFIHGNEKKQHYLALLLEDFGFTGHSGNYGGDTVWIKKHPVSVPNDNVDAKAFVRLYYPHYRQDEKVSKYLVPILPDYHDVLFPDYFSQRSAQLRLFESPQRHVGNAIKLAYLCGSQTKSIVPGDILLFYRSRDEKAVTTIGVVDDFSVSADPAEISAQVSRRTVYSFEQIKEMAENEVKVILFRMIKHLQSPVPFKELKERGILSGSAQSIVKIDESKYRSFLDAARV is encoded by the coding sequence ATGCGCCTGCTACTTGATACGAATATTATTATTCCTTTACAGGACTCTTATGTCGTTTTGAAAGGAAGCCTTCAGAACTTCATTCGTTTATCAGGAAAGGGCGGCCATCAGCTTATTTATCATCCGGCTTCACGGGCAGATATAGAAAGAGACCGTGATGTTAATCGACGGAATAGAACTCTGTCACGGCTAGAGCAGTATGAAAGGCTTGAAGGTGTCCCTGACTGCCCTTGGAATACGGATGAGACTGAGCCCAATGATGCTTGCGATAATGAAATCTTGTACGCGCTACAGTGCAATGCCGCGCATGCACTGATCACAGAAGATAAGGGCATTCACGCCAAGGCCCGAGAACACGGGCTCAGTGATCGCGTTTATAACATTCAGACGGCGGAGGACTGGCTTCGTCGTTTGCATGAGCCCATGGAGGTTCATCTCCCAAATATTGAAGATGTACAGCTTCATACTCTTTCGCCAGAATTGAACGGGGAATTCTTCAATAGCCTTAGAGACGACTATCCGGGTTTCAATGATTGGTTTGGAAACAAAGCCCAAGAAGGAAGGCATGCATGGATATGCCGGGACGATCAAGGAAGCCTTGGTGCTCTCTGTATATATGCCGAGCAAGTCGATCAGAAGATAACTGATTCAGGTGATGTGCTATCAGGAAGGGCGCTGAAAATTTGTACTTTTAAGGTCGGAGAATCTGTGAGGGGTAGGAAAATTGGAGAGCTATTTCTGAAAGCCGCTTTTCGTTATGCAACCGAAAATCAGTGCCAACATATATTTATTCACGGCAACGAGAAAAAACAACACTATCTGGCATTGTTGCTGGAAGATTTCGGCTTTACAGGGCACTCGGGAAATTATGGGGGTGATACGGTCTGGATAAAGAAACACCCTGTATCTGTTCCGAATGATAACGTTGATGCAAAAGCATTTGTCCGTCTTTATTATCCGCACTACCGTCAGGATGAAAAGGTTTCCAAATATCTTGTTCCGATTCTTCCCGATTACCACGATGTTCTATTTCCAGACTACTTTAGCCAGAGAAGTGCACAACTTCGGCTCTTTGAAAGCCCTCAAAGGCATGTTGGAAATGCGATAAAGTTGGCCTATTTGTGTGGTTCTCAAACGAAAAGTATTGTTCCTGGTGACATACTTCTCTTTTATCGATCCCGAGACGAGAAGGCGGTCACCACCATTGGAGTGGTTGATGATTTCTCAGTATCGGCCGATCCGGCCGAGATTTCGGCGCAAGTCAGCAGGCGTACAGTTTATTCATTCGAGCAAATTAAGGAAATGGCGGAAAATGAAGTAAAAGTCATCCTTTTTAGGATGATCAAGCACCTTCAATCGCCAGTTCCATTTAAGGAGTTAAAAGAACGTGGAATATTATCAGGGTCAGCCCAGTCCATCGTTAAGATTGATGAATCAAAATATCGAAGTTTTCTCGATGCAGCACGAGTCTAG
- a CDS encoding restriction endonuclease subunit S, with amino-acid sequence MNAPVVTTMPLSSMAERKEKADPQGYPDMPYVGLDDVEPHTMRLIGWKSAAELKSSAKKFYKWDVLYSRLRPYLNKVWVADRDGLCSSEFIVLPKQEDIDPKFLAYRINARDFVTFANSLNSGDRPRVNFKQISSFGIPAFDVDEQRLVVDKIETLFSELDKGIESLKTARQQLKAYRQAVLKHAFEGKLTEQWRQQNPDKLESPEQLLTRIQQEREQRYQQQLEDWKQAVKAWEENGKEGKKPSKPKRLPPATLEENASSNLPDCWGWTKLGAIISYGPSNGWSPKAVNYETPIKAITLTATTSGKFDGAHFKYLDTHVPKKSELWIKKGDILVQRGNTIEYVGVPALYKGADNRFVYPDLIMKIQSVPSINRQYLVYAMSEHRARSWLRDNAVGAAGSMPKISQSTLTNLIVPICSKNEQKEIEALLDSRISAADALDAEISFQIEKAEILRQSILEKAFSGQLISQVRDKAGAGRVPSVEMVE; translated from the coding sequence GTGAACGCACCGGTAGTAACTACTATGCCGCTCAGTAGCATGGCCGAGCGCAAAGAAAAGGCAGATCCTCAAGGTTATCCCGATATGCCATATGTCGGGCTTGATGATGTTGAACCCCATACGATGAGGCTTATCGGGTGGAAAAGTGCGGCTGAACTTAAAAGTTCAGCAAAGAAATTCTATAAGTGGGACGTCTTGTATTCGAGACTTCGACCTTATCTGAACAAGGTATGGGTGGCAGATAGAGATGGATTGTGCTCATCAGAGTTCATTGTTCTCCCTAAACAGGAAGATATAGATCCTAAATTTCTGGCTTACCGCATCAATGCCCGGGATTTTGTTACGTTTGCCAATTCATTGAATTCCGGGGATAGGCCGAGGGTGAACTTTAAGCAAATATCATCGTTCGGCATTCCTGCTTTTGATGTAGATGAGCAGCGATTGGTCGTGGATAAAATCGAAACCCTATTCTCAGAACTCGACAAAGGCATCGAGTCCCTGAAAACCGCCCGGCAACAACTCAAAGCCTACCGCCAGGCCGTCCTCAAACACGCCTTCGAAGGCAAACTCACCGAACAATGGCGCCAGCAAAACCCCGACAAACTGGAATCCCCTGAACAACTTCTCACCCGCATTCAGCAGGAGCGTGAACAGCGCTACCAGCAGCAGCTTGAAGACTGGAAACAGGCTGTTAAAGCGTGGGAAGAGAACGGCAAGGAAGGGAAGAAGCCGAGTAAACCAAAGCGACTACCCCCAGCTACGCTAGAGGAAAATGCAAGTTCAAATCTCCCAGATTGCTGGGGATGGACTAAGTTAGGTGCTATTATTTCTTATGGTCCATCAAACGGGTGGTCTCCAAAAGCCGTTAATTACGAGACGCCAATAAAGGCCATTACTTTGACTGCAACCACTTCCGGAAAATTTGATGGTGCCCACTTCAAATACCTGGATACCCATGTCCCGAAGAAATCAGAGCTTTGGATAAAGAAAGGCGATATTCTCGTGCAACGAGGAAACACCATTGAATATGTTGGGGTTCCCGCATTATACAAAGGCGCTGATAATAGGTTTGTTTACCCTGATCTGATAATGAAAATACAGTCTGTGCCATCGATTAACAGGCAGTATCTGGTTTATGCGATGAGCGAGCATCGAGCCCGCTCCTGGCTAAGGGATAACGCTGTTGGTGCAGCAGGAAGCATGCCAAAAATAAGTCAATCAACCTTGACTAACTTGATTGTTCCAATTTGTTCAAAGAATGAGCAAAAGGAGATAGAAGCCCTGCTAGATTCGAGAATATCAGCAGCTGATGCACTAGACGCTGAAATAAGTTTTCAGATTGAGAAGGCCGAAATCCTCCGCCAATCCATCCTGGAAAAAGCCTTCTCTGGCCAGCTTATCAGCCAAGTCCGTGACAAGGCGGGCGCGGGCCGGGTGCCCTCCGTGGAGATGGTAGAGTAG
- a CDS encoding type I restriction endonuclease subunit R, whose translation MASSLNQTPEQRARDRIDRKLIAAGWVVQDKTAINLNAGPGVAVREYQTDVGPADYVLFVERQAVGVIEAKPEDWGHKITTVEDQADGYANAKLKWIKNEEPLPFVYQSTGTITRFTNGRDPAPRSREIFHFPRPQELARWRERLNDNQGTLRERLRKLPPLNTAGLRDCQITAITNLENSFKQGRPRALVQMATGSGKTYTAITAAYRLLKYAKAKRILFLVDTKNLGEQAEQEFMAYLPNDDNRKFTELYTVQRLKSSYVASDSQVCISTIQRMYSLLKGEELDEATEEDNPAEKKSLKKEPLPVVYNDRIPPEFFDFIIIDECHRSIYNLWRQVIEYFDAYLIGLTATPDKRTYGFFRKNVVSEYDHEKAVADGVNVGNEVYLIETKKTKSGGVIEARQQVEKRERLTRQHRWETQDEDEAYSAKQLDRDIVNPDQIRTVIRTFRDKLPDIFPGREEVPKTLIFAKTDSHADDIIQTVREEFGESNAFCKKITHNADDPKSVLNQFRNDYYPRIAVTVDMIATGTDVRPLECLLFMRDVKSKNYFEQMKGRGTRTLDADGLKKVTPSANSAKTHYVIVDAIGVTQSLKTASQPLITKPGVSLKELAMGVMMGAARDEDSVSSLAGRLARLDKQLNDKDRARIAEKADGTPLTLIVGELLNAINPDVVERKACEIAQVPASSNPGDDARDKARDQLVGQAAKVFNGELIELIDTIRREKEQTIVHEDLDEVLKAEWAGETRANAEALVQDFADYLNQHRDQIEALAIYFQTPARRSEVTYDMIKTLLDALQQDRPKLAPLRVWQAYAHLDNYRGDNPISDLTALVALIRRVTGIDPTITPFAATVKENFKRWIFQRHSGAGEKFNEEQMTWLTLIRDHIASSFHLERDDLEMAPFDGKGGLGRMYQLFGDQVDGVIEDMNRELVA comes from the coding sequence ATGGCCAGTTCCCTTAATCAAACACCGGAACAGCGGGCTCGGGATCGGATTGATCGCAAGCTGATCGCCGCGGGCTGGGTGGTTCAGGACAAGACGGCGATCAACCTCAATGCGGGGCCGGGGGTTGCCGTACGCGAATATCAGACCGATGTCGGTCCGGCGGACTATGTGTTGTTCGTAGAGCGCCAGGCCGTGGGGGTGATCGAAGCCAAGCCCGAAGATTGGGGCCACAAGATCACCACGGTGGAGGATCAGGCAGACGGATACGCGAACGCGAAACTCAAATGGATCAAGAATGAGGAACCTCTGCCGTTCGTCTACCAGAGCACGGGCACCATCACCCGGTTCACCAATGGGCGTGACCCGGCCCCACGTTCGCGGGAAATCTTCCACTTCCCCCGCCCGCAAGAACTGGCCCGCTGGCGCGAGCGCCTGAATGACAACCAGGGCACCTTGCGTGAACGCCTGAGAAAGCTGCCGCCACTCAATACCGCCGGCCTGCGCGACTGCCAGATCACCGCCATTACCAATCTGGAGAACTCCTTCAAACAGGGCAGGCCCCGTGCCCTGGTGCAAATGGCCACGGGGTCCGGCAAAACCTATACCGCCATCACCGCCGCCTATCGTCTGCTCAAGTACGCCAAGGCCAAGCGCATTCTGTTTCTGGTGGACACCAAGAACCTCGGCGAACAGGCCGAACAGGAGTTCATGGCTTACCTGCCCAATGACGACAACCGTAAATTCACGGAGCTGTATACCGTACAGCGGTTGAAGTCCTCTTACGTCGCCAGCGACAGCCAGGTCTGTATCAGCACCATCCAGCGTATGTACTCCCTGCTCAAGGGTGAAGAGCTGGACGAAGCCACCGAAGAGGACAACCCGGCGGAAAAGAAGAGCCTGAAGAAAGAACCTTTGCCGGTGGTCTACAACGACAGGATTCCGCCGGAATTCTTTGACTTCATCATCATCGACGAATGCCACCGTTCCATCTACAACCTGTGGCGGCAGGTGATCGAATACTTCGATGCCTACCTGATCGGCCTCACCGCCACCCCGGACAAGCGCACCTACGGCTTCTTCAGAAAAAACGTGGTCAGTGAATACGACCATGAGAAAGCCGTGGCGGATGGCGTCAATGTCGGCAACGAGGTCTATTTGATCGAAACAAAGAAAACCAAAAGCGGCGGTGTCATCGAGGCCAGACAGCAGGTAGAGAAGCGTGAACGTCTGACGCGCCAGCATCGCTGGGAAACCCAGGACGAAGACGAAGCCTACAGCGCCAAACAATTGGACCGCGATATCGTCAACCCGGACCAGATTCGCACCGTGATCCGCACCTTCAGGGACAAGCTGCCGGATATTTTTCCTGGGCGGGAAGAAGTGCCCAAAACCTTGATCTTCGCCAAAACCGACAGCCACGCCGACGACATTATCCAGACCGTGCGTGAAGAGTTTGGCGAGAGCAACGCCTTCTGCAAGAAGATCACTCACAATGCGGACGACCCCAAATCGGTGCTTAACCAGTTCCGCAACGACTACTACCCGCGTATTGCCGTCACCGTGGACATGATCGCCACCGGCACCGACGTGCGTCCGCTGGAATGCCTGCTATTCATGCGCGACGTGAAGAGTAAGAACTACTTTGAGCAGATGAAGGGGCGCGGTACTCGTACTTTGGATGCCGATGGCCTGAAGAAAGTCACCCCCTCCGCCAACAGCGCCAAGACCCATTACGTTATCGTCGACGCCATCGGCGTTACCCAATCCCTGAAAACCGCCAGCCAACCCTTGATTACCAAACCCGGCGTCTCCCTGAAGGAACTGGCCATGGGCGTGATGATGGGCGCCGCCCGCGATGAAGACAGCGTAAGCTCACTGGCAGGCCGCCTCGCCCGGCTCGACAAGCAATTGAACGACAAAGACCGAGCCCGCATCGCCGAAAAAGCCGACGGGACGCCGCTTACCCTGATCGTGGGCGAACTCCTCAACGCCATCAACCCGGATGTGGTGGAACGGAAAGCCTGCGAAATTGCTCAGGTGCCCGCAAGCAGCAACCCTGGTGATGACGCCCGGGACAAGGCCCGCGACCAACTGGTAGGGCAGGCCGCCAAAGTCTTCAACGGCGAACTGATCGAACTGATCGACACCATCCGCCGCGAAAAGGAACAGACAATCGTCCACGAAGACCTGGACGAAGTGCTGAAAGCGGAATGGGCCGGTGAAACCCGGGCCAACGCTGAAGCCCTGGTACAGGACTTTGCCGACTACCTCAACCAGCACCGCGATCAGATCGAAGCCCTGGCCATCTACTTCCAGACCCCGGCCCGCCGCAGCGAAGTCACCTACGACATGATCAAAACCTTGCTGGATGCATTGCAACAGGACAGGCCCAAACTGGCCCCCCTGCGCGTCTGGCAGGCCTACGCCCACCTAGACAACTATCGCGGCGACAACCCCATCAGCGACCTCACCGCACTGGTCGCCCTGATCCGCCGCGTCACCGGCATCGACCCGACCATCACCCCCTTCGCCGCCACCGTAAAGGAAAACTTCAAGCGCTGGATCTTCCAACGCCACAGCGGCGCCGGCGAAAAATTCAACGAGGAACAAATGACTTGGCTCACCCTGATCCGCGACCACATCGCCAGCTCCTTCCACCTGGAGCGCGACGACCTGGAAATGGCGCCCTTCGACGGCAAGGGTGGGCTGGGCCGGATGTATCAGTTGTTTGGGGATCAGGTGGATGGGGTGATTGAGGATATGAATCGGGAGTTGGTGGCGTGA